One Paenibacillus sp. FSL H7-0737 DNA segment encodes these proteins:
- a CDS encoding SDR family oxidoreductase: protein MNPIYPYYGERTVCKEQPIAFPPQHQDRQPGLESLMNPRPISENPEIFGSGKLKGKVALITGGDSGIGKAAAIAFAKEGADIAIAYLYEASDAEVTQKRIEELGQRCLRIEVDLRHKENCFRAVEHTIRTFGKLDILVNNHGVQYPQRSILNITEEQLYQTFQTNIFPFFYLAQAALPHLKKGASIINTASITAYQGNKELIDYSSTKGAVVSFTRSLALSLVDTGVRVNSVAPGPVWTPLIPSSYSAEEVSIFGTDTPFKRAAQPYELAGAYLFLAGPDSSYVTGTCIHVNGGDMVTS, encoded by the coding sequence ATGAATCCCATCTACCCCTATTATGGGGAGCGGACAGTATGTAAAGAGCAGCCTATTGCTTTTCCTCCACAGCATCAAGATCGTCAGCCGGGCCTGGAGAGTCTGATGAATCCTCGTCCCATCAGTGAAAACCCGGAAATTTTCGGCAGTGGAAAACTGAAGGGAAAGGTTGCACTCATCACCGGAGGCGACAGCGGAATTGGTAAAGCCGCAGCCATTGCTTTTGCAAAAGAAGGTGCAGACATTGCTATAGCTTATTTATACGAAGCCTCAGATGCGGAAGTCACTCAAAAGCGGATCGAAGAATTAGGGCAACGCTGTCTAAGGATTGAAGTTGATTTACGCCATAAGGAGAATTGCTTCAGGGCTGTGGAGCATACGATTCGCACCTTCGGCAAGCTGGACATTCTGGTCAATAATCACGGGGTCCAATATCCACAAAGAAGTATTTTGAATATCACAGAAGAGCAATTGTACCAGACGTTCCAGACGAATATCTTTCCATTCTTTTACCTCGCTCAGGCTGCACTTCCACATCTTAAAAAAGGTGCATCCATCATTAATACCGCTTCCATTACTGCCTATCAAGGAAATAAGGAGCTCATAGATTATTCCTCCACCAAAGGGGCGGTGGTCTCTTTTACCCGCTCTTTAGCCTTATCTCTCGTAGACACTGGCGTCCGTGTCAACAGTGTAGCTCCCGGTCCGGTATGGACCCCACTGATTCCCTCAAGCTACTCTGCAGAGGAAGTTAGTATCTTTGGTACAGATACACCCTTTAAACGTGCTGCACAGCCTTATGAGCTAGCAGGAGCATATCTCTTTTTAGCGGGCCCTGATTCTTCATATGTTACCGGGACATGTATACATGTCAACGGTGGAGATATGGTCACCAGCTGA
- a CDS encoding ABC transporter permease, with product MLLNFKEIKTNLIRDRYLYLLLIPFLAWYIIFAYKPMYGLQIAFKDFSVYKGIEASPWVGFEHFETFFKSPYFWRLLKNTVLLSLYQLLFAFPVPIILALLFNELKNGVFKATVQTFTYLPHFISVVVVAGIVTNFLAPSNGIINILIEMMGGEKQYFLTNPDYFRTIFIGSMDIWKEAGFGTIIYIAALSGVNPALYEAAVIDGANKWKQMWHITLPAIIPTIAIMLVMKVGSMLEVGYEAIILLYQPATYETADVINTYVYRSGLQDARYDLATAVGLFNAVVGFILVVFANKMSKKLTETGLW from the coding sequence GTGCTGCTTAACTTTAAAGAAATAAAAACCAACCTGATCAGGGACCGTTATCTTTATCTACTCCTGATACCGTTTCTGGCTTGGTATATCATCTTTGCGTATAAGCCGATGTACGGCCTGCAAATCGCCTTTAAGGATTTCAGTGTATATAAAGGAATTGAAGCGAGTCCCTGGGTTGGATTTGAACACTTCGAGACCTTTTTTAAAAGTCCATATTTCTGGCGGCTATTAAAAAACACAGTATTGCTCAGTTTGTATCAATTGCTGTTCGCGTTCCCTGTGCCGATTATCCTCGCTTTGTTATTTAACGAATTGAAGAATGGGGTATTCAAAGCAACGGTGCAGACCTTCACGTATTTGCCCCATTTTATTTCGGTCGTTGTCGTAGCTGGGATTGTTACTAACTTTTTGGCTCCTAGCAACGGCATTATCAATATCCTGATCGAAATGATGGGTGGAGAAAAGCAATACTTTCTGACCAATCCCGATTATTTCCGTACGATTTTTATCGGGTCCATGGATATTTGGAAGGAAGCGGGATTTGGTACCATCATCTATATAGCTGCATTGTCCGGTGTCAATCCGGCTTTGTATGAAGCAGCGGTTATCGATGGAGCTAATAAATGGAAGCAAATGTGGCATATCACGCTTCCCGCCATCATTCCGACGATCGCAATCATGCTTGTCATGAAGGTGGGCTCCATGTTGGAAGTAGGCTATGAGGCGATCATTCTTCTGTATCAGCCAGCCACCTATGAGACGGCCGACGTTATTAACACCTACGTGTACCGGTCTGGTTTACAGGATGCACGTTACGACCTGGCGACAGCGGTGGGACTGTTCAATGCCGTCGTTGGATTTATTCTAGTCGTATTTGCCAACAAGATGAGCAAGAAGTTAACAGAGACTGGATTATGGTAG
- a CDS encoding extracellular solute-binding protein: MGNKKWMKSSAIIMMSVGMLLAGCSNNNAPQNSGSSANDSKGSDTEQLSGNLISKEPVELTLHMHYSDKFIFDDNWPVFKEAEAMTNIKLKGTASKASTNSKELFNTMMASGKIPDLVHHQIKEQYDSLGIEGAFLELDDLIEKYAPNIKKFFSEHPDAAKYMKAYNGKTYFLNFTPDGPAARGWFVRQDWLDKLGLEQPKTVDELYALLKAFKEKDPNGNGVNDEIPYFSRSKLDGIYDLLIQWGVQGGADAAKRGFYADNGVVKYGMYEPGYKTAIENIAKWYKEGLIDKEIFTRGEKARNILLGDNVGGMTHDWFASTANFNDILATEIPGFSFVPMTPPANTEGKVIEESSRKGTHASGWGISATTKHPVEAIKYMDFWFSEEGRRLMNFGIEGKDYDLVDGKPKFKDSLLKNKEKTVIQQLQEEGAQIELAFHQDYAYEEQWTNATALKGIKEYIDNGYIMKAYPPISYTDDERSKFEELNAGVLTYVEEKLQRWVLGVEPVNDETFSKYIKELESLGIKDLLALEQGAYDRYMK, from the coding sequence ATGGGTAACAAAAAATGGATGAAATCATCTGCAATAATCATGATGTCAGTCGGTATGCTGCTGGCAGGCTGTAGTAACAATAACGCTCCGCAAAATAGTGGAAGTTCAGCGAATGATTCAAAAGGGTCGGATACAGAACAACTATCCGGGAACTTGATCTCTAAAGAGCCGGTTGAACTGACGCTCCATATGCACTACTCAGATAAGTTTATATTCGACGATAACTGGCCTGTCTTCAAAGAAGCGGAAGCCATGACCAATATTAAGCTAAAGGGTACTGCATCTAAGGCCTCGACGAATAGTAAAGAACTGTTCAATACAATGATGGCTTCCGGAAAAATTCCGGATCTGGTCCATCATCAAATTAAGGAGCAGTACGACAGCCTTGGGATTGAAGGGGCCTTTCTTGAGCTAGATGACCTGATTGAAAAATATGCCCCGAACATTAAAAAGTTCTTTTCCGAACATCCAGATGCAGCTAAATATATGAAAGCCTATAACGGCAAAACGTATTTCCTTAACTTTACGCCAGATGGACCGGCTGCAAGGGGCTGGTTTGTACGTCAGGATTGGCTGGATAAATTGGGACTAGAGCAGCCGAAAACTGTAGATGAGCTGTATGCGCTCTTGAAAGCCTTCAAAGAAAAAGATCCGAACGGTAATGGAGTAAACGATGAAATCCCATACTTCAGCCGGTCCAAGCTGGATGGAATTTACGATCTACTGATTCAGTGGGGCGTGCAGGGCGGGGCCGATGCGGCCAAACGCGGATTTTACGCGGATAACGGTGTCGTCAAGTACGGCATGTATGAGCCGGGTTATAAGACTGCCATCGAAAATATTGCGAAGTGGTATAAGGAAGGCTTAATCGATAAAGAAATTTTCACCCGCGGAGAGAAGGCGCGTAACATTTTGCTCGGAGACAATGTCGGCGGCATGACGCACGACTGGTTCGCCAGCACAGCTAACTTCAATGACATTCTTGCGACTGAGATTCCAGGCTTCTCTTTTGTTCCGATGACGCCTCCAGCGAACACTGAAGGCAAAGTAATCGAAGAAAGTTCCCGCAAGGGGACGCATGCAAGCGGATGGGGAATCTCGGCGACTACCAAGCATCCCGTAGAAGCGATCAAATATATGGATTTCTGGTTTTCCGAAGAGGGCCGGAGACTGATGAACTTTGGCATCGAAGGTAAGGACTACGACCTCGTGGACGGCAAACCGAAGTTTAAAGATTCATTATTGAAAAATAAAGAAAAGACAGTCATTCAACAGCTTCAGGAAGAGGGAGCCCAGATCGAGCTCGCCTTCCATCAAGACTACGCTTACGAAGAACAATGGACAAACGCAACTGCGTTGAAAGGCATCAAGGAATACATTGACAATGGCTATATTATGAAGGCTTATCCGCCGATTTCTTATACAGATGATGAACGGAGCAAATTTGAGGAGTTAAATGCGGGCGTACTGACTTATGTGGAAGAAAAGCTGCAGCGTTGGGTGCTCGGCGTGGAACCAGTAAACGATGAGACATTTAGCAAGTATATTAAAGAGCTGGAAAGCTTGGGCATCAAGGATTTGCTTGCTCTGGAGCAAGGTGCATACGACCGTTACATGAAATAG
- a CDS encoding glycoside hydrolase family 88 protein produces the protein MLNLQADDQIWVDNVIAKLTDKMDVVCERSRNKIPYTTRNGTHDNQIEKDINWWTNGFWGGMMWLMYHETGAQKYKEIANFTEDALDACFHQFYGLHHDVGFMWLPTSLANYKVTGNPESRKRAIHAANLLAGRFNLAGGFIRAWNDDTASEDTRGWAIVDCMMNLPLLYWASEETKDPRYAQIAMRHADTALEAFIRPDGSVNHIVEFDPFHGGVVRTYGGQGYEDGSSWTRGQTWALYGFMISYTHTGKPEYLQAAKRVAHYFMANIPDNGVIPIDFRQPKEPAYEDSTAAVIAACGLIEIAQVVGEHEKEVYLNASLKLVKTVDATRCDWTTDSDHLLMGGSAAYHHKDIHVSIIYGDYYFMEAIFKLKGNDLFLW, from the coding sequence TTGTTGAACCTTCAGGCTGATGATCAAATTTGGGTAGATAATGTCATAGCTAAACTAACGGACAAAATGGACGTCGTATGTGAACGATCAAGAAACAAAATTCCATACACGACAAGAAATGGCACGCACGACAATCAGATCGAAAAAGATATCAACTGGTGGACGAATGGATTTTGGGGCGGTATGATGTGGCTCATGTACCATGAAACCGGCGCTCAGAAGTACAAGGAAATCGCCAATTTTACGGAGGATGCTTTGGATGCCTGCTTCCATCAATTCTACGGTCTGCATCATGATGTCGGATTTATGTGGTTGCCTACGAGCTTGGCCAATTATAAAGTTACCGGAAATCCGGAATCTCGTAAGAGGGCAATACACGCCGCCAACTTACTTGCTGGACGATTTAATCTGGCAGGCGGATTTATCCGCGCTTGGAACGATGATACGGCCAGCGAAGATACAAGAGGGTGGGCGATCGTGGACTGCATGATGAATCTACCGCTTCTCTATTGGGCGAGCGAAGAGACTAAAGATCCGCGATATGCGCAAATCGCAATGAGGCATGCGGACACCGCTCTAGAAGCTTTTATCAGGCCAGACGGTTCCGTGAATCATATCGTGGAGTTCGATCCGTTCCATGGAGGCGTGGTCCGAACTTACGGCGGCCAAGGCTACGAGGATGGCTCGTCCTGGACACGTGGGCAGACCTGGGCTTTATACGGCTTTATGATCAGTTATACGCATACGGGAAAGCCGGAGTATTTGCAGGCAGCCAAACGGGTGGCGCATTATTTTATGGCTAATATTCCGGATAACGGGGTTATTCCAATCGATTTCCGGCAACCGAAGGAGCCCGCTTACGAAGACTCCACGGCAGCGGTGATCGCAGCTTGCGGACTGATCGAGATCGCCCAAGTTGTTGGCGAGCACGAAAAGGAGGTCTACCTGAACGCCTCGCTGAAGCTCGTGAAAACAGTGGACGCTACTCGCTGCGACTGGACGACCGATTCCGATCATCTTTTAATGGGCGGTTCAGCAGCGTATCATCATAAAGACATTCATGTTTCAATCATTTATGGCGATTATTATTTTATGGAAGCTATTTTTAAGTTAAAGGGGAACGACTTGTTCTTGTGGTAG
- a CDS encoding alginate lyase family protein: MNLKSLLKEPMTTTELLANLRSRLEPMDEKAAYIAAHMPDHVRETIANAEFVYQGMIMLPGTGGVREFVGNPPSWLERRHNDNEYLWQLNRMTHWQDLLEAYSLTKDAKYGLKVIDEMLDWIETVTIPEDLLAKPIGYFTECHPLRVLEIGIRGYKIWPLVLEHLGPSELFTEEILEKYLTVIYKQVKALRNVSPQLWPKADHNHYLMECLGLLTTALYFPELNEAEEWKAFAIEGIEKCSMAQLTEDGGQIEGCPSYHNGCMFWFGLAVVLAKRFDFDFSAEYMERFRKNLDYSIYSLRPTGKCVPVGDSFANPLAVMSGVYGYYALNDSSWLGLATNLIDVHEVVREASKHVWRALDVRQFVEELYSLQDREFVLDKPTTFWNRTLDQAIIRSGWDSKALSFLFTCKSPIQNAHAHIDLMSFDFTALGKDMICDPGFFCYRNDEDRKQFKSSNYHSTLLIDERDHFEYINSFTFGPQKPGGIYNVEDRGFYQLASASHTNYDPVVHHRHISLVDNRFIVIADRVEGLNDRSVQRYFHLDFVEVKESLGGVIGTSDIANLAIATSHTGKLDLLEGRLSDETDISRPSTRVRFQDSYSGTMTFLTVLIPFQGGQQPAVQIIEEEEGVFSFELGDQYLVSINERDMHISKRA, from the coding sequence ATGAATCTGAAATCATTGCTGAAAGAGCCGATGACTACGACGGAGCTGTTAGCTAACTTGCGCTCACGGCTTGAGCCGATGGACGAGAAAGCCGCCTATATCGCAGCACATATGCCTGATCACGTGCGCGAGACGATTGCGAATGCCGAATTCGTCTATCAAGGAATGATCATGCTTCCTGGTACAGGGGGAGTCAGAGAGTTTGTCGGGAATCCGCCTAGCTGGCTAGAGCGCAGACATAATGACAATGAATATTTATGGCAGCTGAATCGCATGACGCATTGGCAGGATTTACTGGAAGCCTACTCGCTCACCAAGGACGCGAAATACGGACTCAAGGTCATCGATGAAATGCTGGACTGGATCGAAACGGTCACTATTCCTGAGGACTTACTGGCTAAGCCGATTGGCTATTTTACGGAATGCCATCCGCTGAGGGTTTTGGAGATTGGTATCCGGGGCTACAAAATTTGGCCGCTTGTTCTGGAGCATCTAGGCCCTTCGGAGTTGTTCACGGAAGAAATTTTGGAGAAGTATTTAACAGTCATTTACAAGCAAGTAAAAGCTTTGCGTAACGTGTCGCCTCAGTTGTGGCCTAAAGCGGATCATAACCATTATTTAATGGAATGTTTGGGCCTTCTGACGACTGCTCTTTACTTTCCCGAGCTGAATGAAGCTGAGGAATGGAAGGCTTTTGCGATCGAGGGCATCGAAAAGTGCAGCATGGCGCAACTGACAGAGGATGGCGGTCAAATTGAAGGCTGTCCATCGTATCATAATGGCTGCATGTTCTGGTTCGGGCTGGCTGTCGTTCTGGCTAAACGTTTCGATTTTGATTTCTCTGCGGAGTACATGGAACGGTTCAGAAAGAATTTGGATTACTCGATCTACTCGTTAAGACCAACCGGGAAATGTGTACCTGTCGGAGACTCTTTTGCAAATCCGCTTGCGGTAATGTCTGGCGTTTATGGGTATTATGCCTTGAATGATAGCTCCTGGCTAGGTCTTGCAACGAATTTGATTGATGTACACGAAGTTGTAAGGGAAGCTAGTAAGCATGTATGGAGAGCGCTCGATGTCCGCCAATTTGTGGAGGAGCTGTATTCCTTGCAGGATAGAGAGTTTGTATTGGATAAGCCCACGACATTCTGGAATCGTACGCTGGATCAAGCGATTATCCGCAGTGGCTGGGATTCGAAGGCTCTTAGTTTTTTGTTTACATGTAAAAGCCCGATTCAGAATGCCCATGCCCATATCGATCTGATGAGCTTTGATTTTACGGCACTCGGAAAAGACATGATTTGCGATCCCGGATTTTTTTGTTATCGGAATGATGAGGACCGTAAGCAGTTTAAGAGCTCGAATTATCACTCTACGCTGCTGATCGATGAGCGAGATCATTTCGAGTATATTAATTCCTTTACATTTGGGCCACAAAAGCCTGGTGGAATCTACAATGTAGAGGATAGAGGCTTCTATCAGCTCGCCAGCGCCAGCCATACAAACTATGATCCGGTTGTCCATCATCGGCATATTTCACTAGTCGATAATCGGTTCATTGTTATTGCAGATCGGGTAGAAGGACTAAATGATCGTAGCGTTCAGCGTTATTTCCATCTGGATTTTGTCGAGGTGAAAGAGAGCCTAGGCGGCGTGATTGGGACTAGCGATATTGCAAATCTGGCGATTGCGACAAGCCATACGGGGAAATTGGATCTTCTGGAGGGAAGGCTGTCCGATGAGACCGATATCTCAAGGCCTTCGACAAGGGTCCGCTTTCAGGATAGCTACAGCGGTACTATGACTTTCTTGACCGTGCTTATTCCTTTTCAAGGGGGGCAACAGCCTGCCGTTCAGATTATTGAAGAAGAGGAAGGTGTATTTAGCTTCGAGCTTGGAGATCAGTACTTGGTTTCGATAAACGAAAGAGATATGCACATAAGCAAACGGGCTTGA
- a CDS encoding NAD(P)-dependent oxidoreductase, with the protein MDVVVLGASGTIGKAIVQEALKRKHEVTAAVRTPESVTLEHERLHITTVDVLDPASVAAAVRGHEEVISAYGPVLGQEKDLLTAAKAIVEGMQEAGLNRLLVVGGAGSLKTESGELLMDTADFPAQIRPLAEAHAEAYEIYKNTELDYTYASPAAVVHSGRRTGQFRIGLDRLVFDENGESIISVEDFAVAMVDELEEGNFSRTRFTVAY; encoded by the coding sequence ATGGATGTTGTAGTATTGGGTGCATCAGGAACGATTGGAAAGGCGATAGTACAGGAGGCTTTAAAAAGAAAACATGAGGTAACAGCTGCGGTACGGACTCCAGAATCAGTAACCCTTGAACATGAACGGCTGCACATCACGACTGTAGATGTTCTAGACCCTGCTTCAGTCGCAGCTGCAGTCCGTGGTCATGAAGAGGTAATCAGTGCATACGGTCCAGTACTCGGACAAGAGAAGGATTTGCTAACAGCGGCTAAGGCGATTGTTGAGGGGATGCAAGAAGCTGGGCTCAATCGACTGCTAGTTGTGGGTGGTGCAGGGAGTTTGAAGACTGAATCAGGAGAGCTGTTGATGGATACGGCAGATTTCCCTGCTCAGATTAGACCACTGGCAGAGGCACATGCGGAAGCTTATGAAATTTACAAAAACACAGAACTGGATTATACGTATGCCAGTCCTGCTGCGGTAGTTCATTCCGGTCGACGTACAGGTCAATTTCGCATTGGACTCGACCGTCTTGTTTTTGATGAGAATGGCGAAAGTATAATCAGTGTAGAAGATTTTGCTGTAGCTATGGTGGACGAGCTGGAGGAAGGGAATTTTAGCCGGACGAGATTTACTGTAGCTTATTGA
- a CDS encoding GNAT family N-acetyltransferase, with translation MGTTGKLDIRHECPSVEQYLALRKEAGLSAMSAEGAAIGLPRSIFAVTLYEEDTLVGMGRVIGDGGCFFQVTDIAVKPSYQGRGLGKLIMGEIRDFLHTVPDKAYVSLIADGEASKLYAQYGFESVMPRSQGMFLRP, from the coding sequence ATGGGGACAACAGGAAAGCTGGATATACGTCATGAATGTCCTTCAGTGGAACAGTATTTAGCACTGAGAAAAGAGGCTGGACTGAGTGCAATGAGCGCAGAAGGGGCTGCGATAGGGCTGCCTCGTTCTATTTTTGCAGTAACCTTGTATGAGGAAGATACCTTGGTCGGGATGGGCAGGGTGATTGGCGATGGGGGATGTTTTTTTCAGGTTACGGATATCGCAGTGAAGCCTTCTTATCAGGGTCGTGGTTTAGGAAAATTGATCATGGGGGAAATCAGGGATTTTCTTCATACTGTACCGGACAAGGCTTATGTCAGTCTAATCGCGGATGGGGAAGCCTCTAAATTGTATGCACAATATGGCTTTGAATCGGTCATGCCACGTTCTCAGGGAATGTTTTTACGTCCTTAA
- a CDS encoding DUF4269 domain-containing protein, protein MNDWRNVDYLIHGTVVQKEVYNLLTELEIMNLLTDYTPLLVGTIPLGIQVEGSDLDIICEVYDPMKFKALVVRYFGAMEGFVSESRVVQGIPRTKINFMVKGWPIELFGQPRRTELQNGYLHMIVEAEILAQMDDDFRERIILLKSSGWKTEPAFAKAMGLEGDPYEALLELEKLPRSALHALCHSVQAREQV, encoded by the coding sequence ATGAATGATTGGCGAAATGTCGATTATTTGATTCATGGAACCGTGGTTCAGAAAGAGGTCTATAACCTTCTTACAGAGCTGGAGATTATGAATTTGCTAACAGACTACACCCCTTTGTTGGTTGGGACAATACCGCTTGGAATTCAAGTGGAGGGCAGCGATTTGGATATCATTTGTGAGGTTTATGATCCTATGAAGTTTAAGGCGCTAGTTGTTCGATATTTTGGAGCCATGGAGGGGTTTGTTAGCGAATCACGAGTGGTTCAAGGGATTCCTCGAACGAAAATTAACTTTATGGTAAAGGGCTGGCCTATCGAACTGTTTGGGCAGCCGAGGCGAACGGAGCTCCAGAATGGTTATTTGCATATGATCGTTGAAGCTGAAATTTTAGCTCAGATGGATGATGATTTTCGCGAACGGATCATTCTTTTAAAATCAAGTGGATGGAAGACAGAGCCTGCCTTTGCGAAAGCTATGGGATTAGAGGGCGATCCTTACGAAGCGCTGCTGGAGCTGGAAAAGCTTCCTCGGAGCGCTCTTCATGCTTTATGCCATTCTGTTCAAGCGAGGGAACAAGTATGA
- a CDS encoding bifunctional ADP-dependent NAD(P)H-hydrate dehydratase/NAD(P)H-hydrate epimerase, producing MYLVTAEQMRRLDGETIQRLGIPAIALMENAGRVIAEEIVALCRRRGGEGCRNAAGWEDAGKDAFQVSADHALTLDNAAAERWFILVGKGNNGGDGLAAARYLRETGIAVTLVYAVPPESLSGEAALQRDAAAAMGLPAVVYGRDRLDLAECSGILDALLGTGAAGAPRGAYAELIAAANSSGKVIVSADIPSGLNADTGETHEPCIHASVTVCLAFLKRGLLQYPGAGAAGHVKVRAIGIPSSLAPESGVQVHLLTPEVLHAHLGVDLARRRSPEGHKGTYGHVLLAAGTLRMSGAGLLSARAALRAGCGLVTWALPQKLLPCIIGSAPELMLADVGGNEDGTWQAGSVSELLRLSKERDVLAIGPGLGRFEADTEWLRNLWEETDCPLVIDADALNILAEADYKSWASRRHPVILTPHPGEMARLASITTAEVQRDRISLAMGYAKEHGVTLVLKGAHTVIATPEGQAYVNTTGHPGMGTGGAGDVLTGIISSLLAQGLNEAQAAAFGVYLHGLAGERAARQRNNPAAIIAGDIIEAL from the coding sequence ATGTATCTGGTAACTGCTGAGCAAATGCGGAGGCTGGACGGAGAAACAATCCAGCGGCTGGGGATTCCAGCTATTGCGCTGATGGAGAATGCGGGAAGAGTGATCGCAGAGGAGATCGTTGCGCTGTGCCGGCGGAGAGGTGGAGAGGGCTGCAGAAATGCAGCCGGATGGGAAGACGCCGGGAAGGATGCATTTCAGGTCAGCGCAGATCATGCGCTGACCTTGGACAATGCCGCCGCCGAGCGATGGTTTATCCTCGTCGGCAAAGGCAACAACGGCGGCGATGGCCTCGCCGCCGCACGGTATCTTCGCGAGACCGGCATCGCCGTCACGCTCGTTTATGCGGTGCCGCCGGAGTCGCTCTCCGGCGAGGCCGCCCTGCAGCGCGATGCGGCTGCAGCCATGGGCCTTCCTGCCGTGGTATACGGCAGGGATCGGCTGGACCTTGCCGAGTGCAGCGGCATCTTGGATGCGCTGCTCGGCACCGGCGCCGCGGGAGCCCCTCGCGGCGCCTATGCGGAGCTGATTGCCGCAGCGAATAGCAGCGGCAAAGTGATCGTGTCCGCGGACATCCCGAGTGGTCTGAACGCGGACACCGGTGAGACGCATGAGCCTTGCATTCATGCGTCGGTGACGGTTTGCCTCGCGTTTCTCAAGCGAGGTCTCCTGCAATACCCCGGTGCAGGCGCAGCGGGGCATGTGAAGGTCCGGGCCATCGGAATTCCGTCTTCTTTGGCCCCTGAAAGCGGTGTGCAGGTTCACCTGCTGACACCGGAAGTGCTGCATGCCCATCTGGGCGTAGATCTGGCCCGCCGGCGTTCGCCTGAAGGCCATAAGGGTACTTATGGGCATGTCCTTCTTGCAGCCGGCACCTTAAGAATGAGCGGCGCCGGACTGCTCTCTGCCCGTGCTGCGCTCCGGGCAGGCTGCGGATTAGTGACATGGGCGCTTCCTCAGAAGCTGCTGCCCTGTATCATCGGTTCTGCCCCTGAGCTCATGTTAGCCGATGTTGGGGGCAATGAAGATGGAACCTGGCAAGCAGGGAGCGTTTCAGAGCTGCTGAGGCTAAGTAAAGAGCGAGATGTTCTTGCCATTGGTCCCGGTCTTGGTCGGTTCGAGGCTGATACAGAATGGCTTCGCAATCTCTGGGAAGAGACGGATTGTCCTCTGGTGATCGATGCGGATGCTTTAAATATATTAGCTGAAGCTGATTACAAGAGCTGGGCAAGTAGACGCCATCCGGTGATTCTGACGCCTCATCCAGGTGAGATGGCCCGTCTTGCTAGTATAACAACAGCTGAGGTGCAACGGGACCGCATCAGTCTGGCTATGGGATATGCGAAAGAGCATGGGGTTACCCTTGTATTAAAAGGAGCGCATACGGTTATAGCAACGCCTGAAGGGCAAGCTTATGTAAACACCACAGGCCATCCCGGCATGGGTACTGGTGGAGCCGGTGATGTGCTAACGGGCATCATTTCCAGCCTGCTGGCTCAGGGACTGAATGAGGCGCAGGCAGCAGCTTTTGGTGTATATCTACACGGATTAGCAGGGGAGAGAGCCGCCCGTCAGCGGAATAATCCAGCGGCTATTATTGCCGGTGATATCATAGAAGCACTCTGA
- a CDS encoding carbohydrate ABC transporter permease, with product MKKTRGEKLFYIFNCVFLGVIALLALYPFVYVLSASISSSDAVVTGKVILLPRDINFDSYAKVLSEKGIWIAYFNTFYYTIFGVIVNLILTICGAYALSKKRVMGRTAISFFIALTMWFQPGMIPMYLNFRDLNMLDNRFTIIIGFAITTFYVFLMRTFFQSIPEELEEAAKVDGANDLTILWKVYLPLSKASLVTIGLFYAVHRWNGYFWTMILLSDESKVPLQVLLKKLIVEMNVSDEMGNMAVYSKETIIYATIIVSIIPIVAAYPFIQKYFVKGAMIGSVKG from the coding sequence ATGAAAAAAACCAGAGGCGAAAAGCTGTTCTATATCTTTAACTGTGTATTTCTTGGAGTAATCGCTTTGCTTGCATTATATCCGTTTGTCTATGTCTTATCCGCATCCATCAGCTCCTCTGATGCGGTCGTTACCGGCAAGGTGATCTTGCTGCCGCGCGATATTAACTTTGACTCCTATGCAAAGGTATTATCGGAAAAGGGGATTTGGATTGCCTATTTTAACACGTTTTATTACACGATATTCGGCGTAATCGTCAATTTAATTCTCACCATTTGCGGCGCCTATGCCCTGTCCAAGAAACGGGTTATGGGGCGTACGGCCATCAGCTTCTTTATCGCGCTGACAATGTGGTTCCAACCGGGCATGATTCCGATGTATCTCAATTTCAGAGATTTGAACATGCTTGACAACAGGTTTACGATCATTATCGGTTTCGCGATTACGACCTTCTATGTCTTCCTCATGAGAACGTTCTTCCAGAGTATTCCGGAGGAACTCGAGGAAGCGGCAAAGGTTGACGGAGCAAATGATCTGACGATTTTATGGAAGGTGTATCTGCCGCTGTCCAAAGCCTCTCTTGTAACGATCGGATTATTTTATGCGGTGCACCGCTGGAACGGCTATTTCTGGACGATGATCCTACTGAGCGACGAGAGTAAGGTACCGCTACAAGTCTTGCTAAAGAAACTCATCGTAGAAATGAACGTGAGCGACGAAATGGGGAATATGGCGGTATATTCTAAGGAAACGATCATTTATGCAACTATTATCGTCTCCATTATACCGATTGTTGCAGCTTATCCCTTCATTCAGAAATATTTCGTCAAAGGCGCCATGATCGGTTCCGTCAAAGGCTAA